Proteins encoded in a region of the Polyangiaceae bacterium genome:
- a CDS encoding ATP-binding protein: MKSRVAYASRLSQLLRDFPAVAVVGPRQAGKSTLVRQHAAGLKRGTATYFDLERPADEARLTMAPADDLTLLQRTSGLICIDEIQRQPQLFSIVRPLLDDPRRRARYILLGSASPGVVRGVSESLAGRVGFLDLTPFLACEVEATAGRSRQRLWSRGGFPKSLLARSDRASFEWRDNYFRAFVERDLRQLGLELPAVGLRRLLSLVAHVHGGLLNYSNIAVAMGVSTPTAIRYLEILEGAFLVRRLQPYYANVGKRLVKSPKLYVRDSGLLHAILGLTNANGLRSHPKVGASWEGWVLEQLVGTIALSGQKATPYFWRTHGGAEVDLLVEIAGELIPFETKLADAPRLTRGLVECMKDLGLNRAFVVHGGEATYPMRDGVWALAMTDLADEQRFARLLTAGRAKGVRGSRRDLRGKSG; the protein is encoded by the coding sequence ATGAAGTCCAGGGTCGCCTACGCCTCGCGCTTGTCCCAGCTGCTGCGAGACTTCCCGGCGGTGGCGGTTGTCGGGCCGCGACAGGCTGGAAAGTCCACGCTCGTGCGACAGCACGCTGCGGGTCTCAAGCGAGGCACAGCCACGTATTTCGACCTGGAGCGCCCGGCTGACGAAGCACGGCTGACGATGGCGCCAGCCGATGACTTGACGCTCTTGCAGCGGACATCCGGGCTGATTTGCATCGACGAGATCCAGCGCCAGCCGCAGCTGTTCAGCATTGTCCGCCCGCTACTGGATGATCCTCGGCGGCGCGCGCGCTACATTCTGCTGGGCAGCGCTTCCCCCGGCGTGGTCCGTGGCGTGTCCGAGTCGCTCGCAGGCCGTGTCGGCTTTCTGGATTTGACGCCGTTCCTGGCCTGTGAGGTCGAGGCGACTGCGGGCCGATCGCGCCAGCGCCTGTGGAGTCGCGGTGGCTTTCCCAAAAGCCTACTTGCGCGCTCCGACCGCGCGAGTTTCGAGTGGCGTGACAACTACTTCCGGGCCTTCGTCGAACGCGATCTGCGGCAACTTGGGCTGGAATTGCCGGCAGTGGGACTGCGGCGACTCCTGTCGCTGGTTGCGCACGTGCACGGAGGACTCTTGAACTACAGCAACATCGCGGTAGCCATGGGGGTCAGTACGCCCACTGCCATCAGATACCTCGAGATCCTCGAGGGAGCGTTTCTGGTGCGCCGACTGCAGCCCTACTACGCGAACGTAGGAAAGCGTTTGGTGAAGAGCCCAAAACTGTACGTGCGGGATAGCGGTCTGTTGCACGCGATCCTGGGGCTGACGAACGCCAACGGCTTGAGGTCGCACCCGAAAGTAGGCGCTTCTTGGGAGGGCTGGGTGCTCGAGCAACTCGTGGGTACGATTGCCCTGAGCGGACAGAAGGCAACGCCGTACTTCTGGAGGACGCACGGAGGCGCCGAAGTCGACCTGCTCGTGGAGATCGCTGGAGAGCTCATTCCCTTCGAAACCAAGCTGGCCGACGCGCCGCGCCTGACCCGTGGTCTCGTCGAGTGCATGAAAGATCTCGGGCTCAACCGCGCCTTCGTAGTGCATGGGGGCGAGGCGACCTATCCGATGCGAGACGGAGTCTGGGCGCTTGCCATGACGGACCTGGCGGACGAACAGCGCTTCGCTCGCTTGCTGACCGCTGGGCGAGCAAAAGGCGTCCGTGGCTCGCGGCGAGACTTGCGTGGGAAAAGCGGCTGA
- a CDS encoding patatin-like phospholipase family protein, translating into MAAKIALCLPRGGATGAMYQIGALAAIEDALPGISERGFDVYVGTGSGATVAAVLAAGRPPDRIYRAFLDPSDTYFPLERKHLLHMDLREWRRTAVSVWQTLRHGSSSLLSRGPAPTPAALWEELDRLYDTLPAGFVSLDRYERFLEEFFVRRGIPNSFPLMPRTLRILSHDLDSGKEVLFGGEGFDHVPITRACIASMAVPPFFSPVRIGGRHYIDAGAAQIHHLDVAVSEGATLLLVVNPMVPVFAESVPTGHGPKTSVRNKGLIWVMNQSLRIAMHQLMQQALDRITASGEVSALLLEPEPSDAMLFMHNPASFAARRKILEHAYRTTRSTVDAWSQDGLPALAALRGACA; encoded by the coding sequence ATGGCGGCGAAGATCGCGCTGTGCTTACCGCGCGGCGGCGCTACCGGGGCGATGTATCAAATCGGCGCACTGGCCGCGATCGAGGACGCCTTGCCGGGGATCTCCGAGCGCGGCTTCGACGTGTACGTGGGGACCGGCAGCGGTGCGACCGTGGCGGCGGTGCTGGCCGCGGGGCGACCGCCGGATCGCATCTACCGCGCCTTTCTCGATCCCTCCGACACCTACTTCCCGCTGGAGCGCAAGCACCTCTTGCACATGGATCTGCGCGAGTGGCGACGTACGGCGGTGAGCGTGTGGCAGACGCTGCGTCACGGTAGCAGCAGTCTGCTCTCGCGCGGGCCCGCGCCCACACCCGCAGCCCTCTGGGAAGAGCTGGATCGCCTCTACGACACGCTGCCCGCGGGGTTCGTGTCCCTCGATCGCTACGAGCGCTTCTTGGAGGAGTTCTTCGTGCGGCGCGGCATTCCCAACAGCTTTCCGTTGATGCCGCGCACGCTGCGCATCCTGTCCCACGACTTGGATTCGGGGAAAGAGGTGCTGTTCGGCGGCGAGGGCTTCGACCATGTGCCGATCACGCGAGCGTGCATCGCCTCGATGGCCGTACCGCCCTTCTTTTCGCCGGTGCGCATCGGTGGCCGCCACTACATCGACGCCGGCGCCGCGCAGATCCATCACCTGGACGTGGCGGTTTCCGAAGGCGCGACGCTGCTGTTGGTCGTCAATCCCATGGTGCCCGTCTTCGCGGAGAGCGTGCCGACGGGTCATGGCCCGAAGACCAGCGTGCGCAACAAGGGACTGATCTGGGTGATGAACCAGAGCTTGCGCATCGCGATGCACCAGCTGATGCAGCAAGCCCTGGATCGCATCACGGCGTCGGGGGAAGTGAGCGCACTCTTGCTGGAGCCCGAGCCCTCCGACGCGATGCTGTTCATGCACAACCCCGCCAGCTTCGCCGCGCGCCGCAAGATCCTCGAGCACGCCTACCGCACGACCCGCAGCACCGTGGACGCCTGGAGCCAGGACGGCCTACCCGCCCTCGCCGCTCTGCGAGGCGCATGTGCATAG